A window of Hymenobacter siberiensis genomic DNA:
TCGCGGACTAAAAGTCCGCGCTACTTTACCCACCCTCCCGGGCCACGTAGCCCATGCCCACCACGGTATGAATCAGCTTCATCCCGAACCCCTTGTCCATCTTCTTGCGCAGGTGGCTCACGTACACGTCAATGATATTGGTGTTGGTATCGAAGTTCAAATCCCAGACTTTCTCGGCGATGTCGACCCGCGAAATCACCCGGTTGCGGTTCAGGAGCAGGTACTCGAGCAAGCCATATTCCTTGGTGGTGAGCTCGATGCGCTGGCCGGCGCGGGTCACGGCCTTGGTGTCGAGGTTCAGCTCCAAATCGGCCAGGCGCAGCACCTGCTTCACGGCGGTGGCCTCGGTGCCGCGCCGGGTGAGCACCCGCGCACGCAGTAGCAATTCCTTGAATTCGAAGGGCTTGACGAGGTAGTCGTCGGCCCCGGCCTCGAAGCCAGTCACCTTGTCGTCGAGGCTATCTAGGGCCGTGAGCAGGAGCACCGGCAGGCGCGGGTAGTCGGCCCGGATGAACCGGCACAGCTCAAAGCCGTTGATGTGGGGCAGGTTCACGTCCAGAATCACCAGGTCGTAGGGCTGCTGCCGCACCATCGAGAGCCCCATCTGGCCGTCGTAGGCCACATCCAGCTCGTAGCCTTCGTGCCGAAAGCCTTTGCTGACAAACGTGGCGAGCTTGGGCTCATCCTCAACGAGTAGTAGTTTCATGGCAAAGAAAAATATGCTGAAGAGCGAAAGGTCGGAACGTCATGGTGGAGTTGTTTAGAAAGTCCCCGAACGGTCATGCAGAGCGCAGCGAAGCATGACCGTTCGGGGACTTTCTAAACAGCTTCGCTACTAAACAGCCGCCGACAACCCCATTAAATCGTCGCGTAGCTCCCGGTAGTCGGCCCGTACCTGGTCAAGGTCGTAGCTGGTGGTGAGGGTGGCTTCGGCCGCTGCCAGTATGAGGTCGGCCTGCTGGCGCAGGGCAGCACGGCTGGCCGTTGCGTGGCATTCGGCCGCGATGGTGCGCAGCGCCACCAGCTGGCGCAGGTAAATAGCCAACGCGTTCGCCGCGTTGGTGCGAATCTGGTCGAAAGCCGTGCCCAGGTAACCGGCAAAGTCGGGCCCCGTGGTTAGCACGCGCACCTGCCCTTCCGCCGCCCGCAGCGGGCTGGCGAGCTGCCGATTGGCCAGCAGCCGCAGCAGCGCACCCAGCCGGTCCACGCACATCACTGCCGTGGTGGTATCGTTGATGCCCGGGGAAAGGGCTTTCATGGCAATATCCACCAGCTGTCGCAGGCCGAAGCCCACGTCTTGGTCGAGGGTGCGCTGGTCGCCGAAGCGGTAGCTGTCGTCCAGGCGGTCGGCGAGCTCATCGGCCGGGGGCAGGGTGTGGCCGTCGGGGCTGGCTACCGCTACCAGCGGCGCGCCCTTCACAATAAAGCTGCCAATGGCCTGCTCCATGCGCACCACCACATTGGCCTGCTCGGCAAAAGCCAGCAGCGCATCATAATCCACGCCCTGAATGTAGCCCGTGACCGGGGCCGGCACCAGCTGCCAGCGCAGGTCCGGGCCGGCGGCCAGGTCGGCACGCTCGGTGGGGGTGGCGGGCTCACCCAGCCGGGCCGGAAACACCTTGTCGAGCAGCTTCTCCGTTTCGGCCGCCACGCCCGCCACAATGTTGGCCGCCTGAATGGAGGTGGCAATATGATGGATAAAGAAAATCAGCATGCCGATGCTCACCAAGGCCAGCACCAGCCCGAAGGCCACGGCCAGGGGCGGCACAAACGAACCTTCGTCGCCCCCACGAATGGTGCGCAGCACCACCAGACAGTACACGAAAATACTTACAAAAAAGCCCATTACCACTTGGTTGGTACGGTCGCGCATGAAATTGTGCAGCAGGCGCGAGGTGTACTGGCTGGCCACCTGCGCCAGCGTGGCCAGCGTGAGCGAGAAGGTGAGGCCCGCCACCGTAATCATGGAGCCGGCAATGGCCGCAAGCATGCCGCGCGCGCCATCGGCCCCCGCCCCAAACAGCAGCGGAAACCGCGCCGTCCACTTCGCACCGATGTACACGTCGAACACTACCAGCCAGTACGCGGCAAACAGCGAGGCCACGACCATCATCGTCGGCACAAACCAGAGGCTGGAATCCAGCTTCAGCCACAAGGCTTTCAGTTTATTCATATGTTCCGGTTTACTGCCTCCCCGGCCTTACGGTTGTGCGGGCGGGGCCGGCGGTGCGGTGTTGCCAACCTCAGACACCTGAATTGATGTCAAACCTGGCGCGCCCATTTGGCTAGATGTATAGAAGCTGTTTAGAAAGTCACAAAAGGTACTCAAACGGTCATGCAGCGCGCAGCGAAGCATGACCGTTTGAGTACCTTTCTAACCAACTCCATAGGCCCAAGAAGTAACAGTGCGTTTT
This region includes:
- a CDS encoding response regulator transcription factor — its product is MKLLLVEDEPKLATFVSKGFRHEGYELDVAYDGQMGLSMVRQQPYDLVILDVNLPHINGFELCRFIRADYPRLPVLLLTALDSLDDKVTGFEAGADDYLVKPFEFKELLLRARVLTRRGTEATAVKQVLRLADLELNLDTKAVTRAGQRIELTTKEYGLLEYLLLNRNRVISRVDIAEKVWDLNFDTNTNIIDVYVSHLRKKMDKGFGMKLIHTVVGMGYVAREGG
- a CDS encoding DUF2254 domain-containing protein, whose protein sequence is MNKLKALWLKLDSSLWFVPTMMVVASLFAAYWLVVFDVYIGAKWTARFPLLFGAGADGARGMLAAIAGSMITVAGLTFSLTLATLAQVASQYTSRLLHNFMRDRTNQVVMGFFVSIFVYCLVVLRTIRGGDEGSFVPPLAVAFGLVLALVSIGMLIFFIHHIATSIQAANIVAGVAAETEKLLDKVFPARLGEPATPTERADLAAGPDLRWQLVPAPVTGYIQGVDYDALLAFAEQANVVVRMEQAIGSFIVKGAPLVAVASPDGHTLPPADELADRLDDSYRFGDQRTLDQDVGFGLRQLVDIAMKALSPGINDTTTAVMCVDRLGALLRLLANRQLASPLRAAEGQVRVLTTGPDFAGYLGTAFDQIRTNAANALAIYLRQLVALRTIAAECHATASRAALRQQADLILAAAEATLTTSYDLDQVRADYRELRDDLMGLSAAV